One genomic window of Medicago truncatula cultivar Jemalong A17 chromosome 1, MtrunA17r5.0-ANR, whole genome shotgun sequence includes the following:
- the LOC11424934 gene encoding uncharacterized protein isoform X2, giving the protein MKEIVAEENESSVNAAPIFEFNQLTTLLLWYLEEFNGFYAGNHTLLCPSLRKVDVCKCTKLNLFRTHSTRSSNFQDDKHSVLKQQPLFIAEEVIPNLEMLRMEQADADMLLQTQNTSVIFCKMTWIGFNCYDTDDASFPYWFLENVHTLESLYIGGSRFNKIFQDKGEISEMTHTQIKTLNLNELPKLQHICEEGSQIDPVLEFLEYLLVDGCSSLINLMPSSVTLNHLTRLEIIKCNGLKYLITTPTARSLDKLIVLKIKDCNSLEEVVNGVENVDIAFISLQILILECLPSLIKFCSGECFMKFPLLEKVIVGECPRMKIFSARDTSTPILRKVKIAENDSEWHWKGNLNDTIYNMFEDKVGFGGFKHLKLSEFPELKEFWYGQLEHNAFRSLKHLVVHKCGFLSDVLFQPNLLEVLMNLEELDVEDCNSLEAVFDLKDEFSKEIVVQNSSQLKKLKLSNLPKLRHVWKEDPHNTMRFQNLSDVSVVGCNSLISLFPLSVARDVMQLQNLQVIKCGIQEIVAREDGPDEMVKFVFPHLTFIKLHYLTKLKAFFVGVHSLQCKSLKTIHLFGCPKIELFKAETLRHQESSRNDVLNISTYQPLFEIEEVLANVENLDLNDKDFGMILQSQYSGVQFNNIKHITVCEFYNEETTFPYWFLKNVPNCASLLVQWSSFTEIFQGEETIRTEKETQINPQLKRLELWQLSKLQCICKEGFQMDPVLQFLESIDVSQCSSLTKLVPSSVSFSYLTYLEVTNCNGLINLITHSTATSLVKLTTMKIKMCNWLEDIVNGKEDEINDIVFCSLQTLELISLQRLCRFCSCPCPIKFPLLEVVVVKECPRMKLFSLGVTNTTILQNVQTNEGNHWEGDLNRTIKKMFCDKVAFCKFKYLALSDYPELKDVWYGQLHCNVFCNLKHLLVERCDFLSHVLFPSNVMQVLQTLEELEVKDCDSLEAVFDVKGMKSQEIFIKENTQLKRLTLSTLPKLKHIWNEDPHEIISFGNLHKVDVSMCQSLLYVFPYSLCPDLGHLEMLEISSCGVKEIVAMEETVSMEIQFNFPQLKIMALRLLSNLKSFYQGKHTLDCPSLKTLNVYRCEALRMFSFNNSDLQQPYSVDENQDMLFQQPLFCIEKLSLNLEELAVNGKDMLGILNGYVQENIFHKVKFLRLQCFDETPTILLNDFHTIFPNVETFQVRNSSFETLFTTKGTTSYLSMQTSNQIRKLWLFELDKLKHIWQEDFPLDHPLLQYLEELRVVNCPSLISLVPSSTSFTNLTHLKVDNCKELIYLIKISTAKSLVQLKALNIINCEKMLDVVKIDDDKAEENIVFENLEYLEFTSLSNLRSFCYGKQTFIFPSLLSFIVKGCPQMKIFSCALTVAPCLTSIKVEEENMRWKGDLNTTIEQMFIEKEVPLSN; this is encoded by the exons ATGAAGGAAATTGTTGCAGAGGAGAATGAATCTAGCGTGAATGCAGCTCCCATATTTGAGTTTAATCAACTAACTACTTTACTGCTTTGGTACTTAGAAGAATTCAATGGTTTCTATGCTGGAAATCACACTCTGCTATGTCCATCTTTGAGGAAAGTTGATGTTTGCAAATGTACAAAGTTGAATTTGTTTAGAACTCATTCTACAAGAAGCTCCAATTTTCAAGATGACAAACACTCTGTTTTAAAGCAACAACCACTTTTCATTGCTGAAGAG gtGATTCCAAACTTGGAGATGTTGAGGATGGAACAGGCGGATGCTGACATGCTATTGCAAACCCAAAACACAAGTGTCATCTTTTGCAAAATGACATGGATTGGCTTTAATTGCTATGACACTGATGATGCTAGCTTTCCTTATTGGTTTCTTGAAAATGTGCATACTCTTGAGTCACTATATATTGGGGGGAGTCGCTTCAATAAGATTTTCCAAGATAAAGGAGAAataagtgagatgactcatACACAAATCAAAACACTGAATTTGAACGAATTACCTAAACTTCAACATATATGTGAGGAAGGATCTCAAATTGACCCagttcttgagttccttgaatACTTACTTGTTGATGGATGTTCTAGTTTGATAAATTTGATGCCTTCCTCTGTCACCCTTAATCATCTCACAAGGTTAGAGATAATAAAATGCAATGGGCTAAAATATTTGATCACAACTCCTACTGCACGAAGTTTGGACAAGCTCATTGTGCTGAAGATAAAAGATTGTAATTCACTTGAAGAAGTAGTTAATGGAGTAGAAAATGTTGACATTGCTTTTATTAGtttacaaattttgattttggaatGTTTGCCAAGCCTCATCAAGTTTTGCTCTGGTGAGTGTTTCATGAAGTTTCCGTTGTTGGAGAAAGTAATTGTGGGGGAATGTCCTCGCATGAAGATTTTTTCTGCCAGAGACACAAGCACACCAATTCTTCGAAAAGTTAAAATTGCAGAAAATGATTCAGAATGGCATTGGAAAGGAAACTTAAACGATACAATATACAACATGTTTGAAGATAAG GTGGGATTTGGTGGTTTCAAGCATTTAAAACTATCTGAATTTCCCGAGTTAAAAGAGTTCTGGTATGGTCAACTTGAGCATAACGCATTTAGGAGTTTGAAGCATCTAGTGGTTCATAAATGTGGTTTTTTATCCGATGTGCTCTTTCAACCTAACTTGCTAGAAGTACTGATGAACCTGGAAGAATTAGATGTGGAGGATTGTAATTCATTAGAAGCAGTTTTTGATTTGAAAGATGAATTTTCCAAAGAAATTGTTGTGCAGAATTCTAGTCAACtgaagaaattaaaactatCTAATCTTCCAAAACTGAGGCATGTATGGAAGGAGGATCCACATAACACTATGAGGTTTCAAAATTTAAGTGATGTATCCGTTGTGGGATGCAATAGCTTGATAAGCCTCTTTCCACTTTCAGTAGCTAGAGATGTGATGCAACTTCAAAATCTTCAAGTAATTAAATGTGGGATTCAAGAAATCGTTGCCAGGGAAGATGGACCAGATGAGATGGTTAAATTTGTGTTTCCTCATTTGACATTCATTAAACTTCATTATTTGACCAAACTGAAGGCATTCTTTGTTGGGGTCCATTCTCTTCAATGCAAATCATTGAAAACAATTCATTTGTTTGGATGTCCAAAAATAGAGCTATTTAAGGCAGAGACTTTGAGACACCAAGAAAGTTCCAGAAATGATGTGCTCAATATCTCAACATATCAACCTCTTTTTGAGATTGAAGAG GTACTTGCCAATGTGGAGAATTTAGATTTGAACGACAAAGATTTTGGCATGATATTGCAGAGCCAATATTCAGGggttcaattcaacaacatcaaacacATTACCGTGTGTGAGTTCTACAATGAAGAAACTACTTTTCCATATTGGTTCTTGAAAAATGTTCCTAATTGTGCAAGCTTGTTGGTCCAGTGGAGTTCCTTCACAGAGATATTTCAAGGTGAAGAAACCATAAGAACGGAAAAGGAAACTCAAATTAACCCGCAACTCAAACGGTTGGAATTGTGGCAACTGAGCAAGCTTCAATGTATATGCAAAGAAGGATTTCAGATGGACCCCGTTCTACAGTTTCTTGAAAGCATTGATGTTTCTCAGTGTTCCAGTCTGACAAAGTTGGTTCCATCCTCTGTTAGCTTTAGTTATTTGACCTATTTGGAGGTAACAAACTGCAATGGGTTGATAAATTTGATAACACACTCAACAGCCACGAGTCTTGTCAAACTCACAACAATGAAGATTAAAATGTGTAATTGGCTTGAGGATATAGTGAACGGTAAAGAAGATGAGATAAATGATATTGTATTTTGCAGTTTACAAACTCTAGAACTAATTTCTTTACAAAGGCTATGTCGATTTTGTTCATGCCCATGCCCCATTAAGTTTCCGTTGCTGGAAGTTGTAGTTGTCAAAGAATGTCCTCGAATGAAACTTTTTTCATTGGGAGTTACCAACACAACAATTCTTCAAAATGTACAAACTAATGAAGGAAATCATTGGGAGGGTGACCTCAACAGAACcataaagaaaatgttttgtgataag GTTGCATTTTGTAAATTCAAGTACTTAGCCTTATCTGACTATCCTGAGCTAAAGGATGTGTGGTATGGCCAACTTCACTGCAATGTGTTCTGCAATTTGAAACATCTTCTCGTGGAAAGGTGTGATTTTTTATCACATGTACTTTTTCCATCAAATGTAATGCAAGTGCTACAGACATTGGAAGAACTAGAAGTAAAAGATTGCGATTCATTAGAAGCAGTGTTTGATGTGAAAGGTATGAAGTCACaagaaatatttataaaagaaaacacTCAATTGAAAAGATTGACTTTGTCTACTTTACCCAAATTGAAGCATATATGGAATGAGGATCCTCATGAAATTATCAGCTTTGGAAACTTACACAAGGTGGATGTTTCTATGTGTCAAAGCTTGTTATATGTCTTTCCATATTCACTATGCCCAGATCTTGGACATCTTGAAATGCTTGAGATAAGTTCTTGCGGAGTCAAGGAAATTGTTGCAATGGAAGAAACTGTATCAATggaaattcaatttaatttcccCCAATTGAAAATCATGGCACTGCGGCTTTTGTCAAATCTCAAGAGTTTCTATCAAGGAAAGCATACTTTAGATTGCCCTTCATTGAAGACTTTGAATGTATATCGTTGTGAAGCATTGAGaatgttttctttcaacaattcagACTTGCAACAACCTTACTCGGTTGATGAAAACCAGGACATGCTATTCCAACAACCCCtgttttgtattgaaaag TTGAGCCTAAACCTGGAGGAATTGGCAGTAAATGGCAAAGATATGTTggggatattgaatggttatgttcaagaaaatatctttcataaaGTCAAATTTCTTCGTTTACAATGCTTCGATGAAACTCCAACTATTCTTCTGAATGATTTCCATACAATATTTCCTAATGTTGAAACATTTCAAGTGCGTAATAGTTCTTTTGAAACATTGTTCACCACTAAAGGAACCACAAGTTATCTCAGTATGCAAACGTCAAATCAAATAAGAAAGTTGTGGCTTTTTGAATTGGACAAGCTCAAGCACATCTGGCAGGAAGACTTTCCATTGGATCATCCTCTGTTACAATATCTTGAAGAGTTACGTGTAGTGAATTGTCCAAGTTTGATAAGCTTGGTACCATCATCGACATCTTTCACAAATTTAACCCATTTAAAAGTGGACAACTGCAAAGAGTTGAtctatttgataaaaatttcAACAGCTAAAAGTCTAGTTCAACTCAAAgcattaaacataattaattgtGAGAAGATGTTGGATGTCGTGAAGATTGACGATGATAAAGCAGAGGAAAACATCGTATTTGAAAACTTGGAATACTTGGAATTTACTTCGTTGTCAAATTTGAGAAGCTTCTGCTATGGGAAACAAACATTCATATTCCCATCTTTGCTCAGTTTCATCGTTAAAGGATGCCCTCAAATGAAGATCTTCTCATGTGCACTGACAGTAGCACCGTGCCTCACATCAATTAAGGTGGAAGAAGAAAACATGCGATGGAAAGGTGATCTTAACACAACTATTGAACAAATGTTCATAGAAAAG GAAGTCCCACTTTCTAATTAA
- the LOC11424934 gene encoding uncharacterized protein isoform X1 gives MKEIVAEENESSVNAAPIFEFNQLTTLLLWYLEEFNGFYAGNHTLLCPSLRKVDVCKCTKLNLFRTHSTRSSNFQDDKHSVLKQQPLFIAEEVIPNLEMLRMEQADADMLLQTQNTSVIFCKMTWIGFNCYDTDDASFPYWFLENVHTLESLYIGGSRFNKIFQDKGEISEMTHTQIKTLNLNELPKLQHICEEGSQIDPVLEFLEYLLVDGCSSLINLMPSSVTLNHLTRLEIIKCNGLKYLITTPTARSLDKLIVLKIKDCNSLEEVVNGVENVDIAFISLQILILECLPSLIKFCSGECFMKFPLLEKVIVGECPRMKIFSARDTSTPILRKVKIAENDSEWHWKGNLNDTIYNMFEDKVGFGGFKHLKLSEFPELKEFWYGQLEHNAFRSLKHLVVHKCGFLSDVLFQPNLLEVLMNLEELDVEDCNSLEAVFDLKDEFSKEIVVQNSSQLKKLKLSNLPKLRHVWKEDPHNTMRFQNLSDVSVVGCNSLISLFPLSVARDVMQLQNLQVIKCGIQEIVAREDGPDEMVKFVFPHLTFIKLHYLTKLKAFFVGVHSLQCKSLKTIHLFGCPKIELFKAETLRHQESSRNDVLNISTYQPLFEIEEVLANVENLDLNDKDFGMILQSQYSGVQFNNIKHITVCEFYNEETTFPYWFLKNVPNCASLLVQWSSFTEIFQGEETIRTEKETQINPQLKRLELWQLSKLQCICKEGFQMDPVLQFLESIDVSQCSSLTKLVPSSVSFSYLTYLEVTNCNGLINLITHSTATSLVKLTTMKIKMCNWLEDIVNGKEDEINDIVFCSLQTLELISLQRLCRFCSCPCPIKFPLLEVVVVKECPRMKLFSLGVTNTTILQNVQTNEGNHWEGDLNRTIKKMFCDKVAFCKFKYLALSDYPELKDVWYGQLHCNVFCNLKHLLVERCDFLSHVLFPSNVMQVLQTLEELEVKDCDSLEAVFDVKGMKSQEIFIKENTQLKRLTLSTLPKLKHIWNEDPHEIISFGNLHKVDVSMCQSLLYVFPYSLCPDLGHLEMLEISSCGVKEIVAMEETVSMEIQFNFPQLKIMALRLLSNLKSFYQGKHTLDCPSLKTLNVYRCEALRMFSFNNSDLQQPYSVDENQDMLFQQPLFCIEKLSLNLEELAVNGKDMLGILNGYVQENIFHKVKFLRLQCFDETPTILLNDFHTIFPNVETFQVRNSSFETLFTTKGTTSYLSMQTSNQIRKLWLFELDKLKHIWQEDFPLDHPLLQYLEELRVVNCPSLISLVPSSTSFTNLTHLKVDNCKELIYLIKISTAKSLVQLKALNIINCEKMLDVVKIDDDKAEENIVFENLEYLEFTSLSNLRSFCYGKQTFIFPSLLSFIVKGCPQMKIFSCALTVAPCLTSIKVEEENMRWKGDLNTTIEQMFIEKDDAQAQETCEK, from the exons ATGAAGGAAATTGTTGCAGAGGAGAATGAATCTAGCGTGAATGCAGCTCCCATATTTGAGTTTAATCAACTAACTACTTTACTGCTTTGGTACTTAGAAGAATTCAATGGTTTCTATGCTGGAAATCACACTCTGCTATGTCCATCTTTGAGGAAAGTTGATGTTTGCAAATGTACAAAGTTGAATTTGTTTAGAACTCATTCTACAAGAAGCTCCAATTTTCAAGATGACAAACACTCTGTTTTAAAGCAACAACCACTTTTCATTGCTGAAGAG gtGATTCCAAACTTGGAGATGTTGAGGATGGAACAGGCGGATGCTGACATGCTATTGCAAACCCAAAACACAAGTGTCATCTTTTGCAAAATGACATGGATTGGCTTTAATTGCTATGACACTGATGATGCTAGCTTTCCTTATTGGTTTCTTGAAAATGTGCATACTCTTGAGTCACTATATATTGGGGGGAGTCGCTTCAATAAGATTTTCCAAGATAAAGGAGAAataagtgagatgactcatACACAAATCAAAACACTGAATTTGAACGAATTACCTAAACTTCAACATATATGTGAGGAAGGATCTCAAATTGACCCagttcttgagttccttgaatACTTACTTGTTGATGGATGTTCTAGTTTGATAAATTTGATGCCTTCCTCTGTCACCCTTAATCATCTCACAAGGTTAGAGATAATAAAATGCAATGGGCTAAAATATTTGATCACAACTCCTACTGCACGAAGTTTGGACAAGCTCATTGTGCTGAAGATAAAAGATTGTAATTCACTTGAAGAAGTAGTTAATGGAGTAGAAAATGTTGACATTGCTTTTATTAGtttacaaattttgattttggaatGTTTGCCAAGCCTCATCAAGTTTTGCTCTGGTGAGTGTTTCATGAAGTTTCCGTTGTTGGAGAAAGTAATTGTGGGGGAATGTCCTCGCATGAAGATTTTTTCTGCCAGAGACACAAGCACACCAATTCTTCGAAAAGTTAAAATTGCAGAAAATGATTCAGAATGGCATTGGAAAGGAAACTTAAACGATACAATATACAACATGTTTGAAGATAAG GTGGGATTTGGTGGTTTCAAGCATTTAAAACTATCTGAATTTCCCGAGTTAAAAGAGTTCTGGTATGGTCAACTTGAGCATAACGCATTTAGGAGTTTGAAGCATCTAGTGGTTCATAAATGTGGTTTTTTATCCGATGTGCTCTTTCAACCTAACTTGCTAGAAGTACTGATGAACCTGGAAGAATTAGATGTGGAGGATTGTAATTCATTAGAAGCAGTTTTTGATTTGAAAGATGAATTTTCCAAAGAAATTGTTGTGCAGAATTCTAGTCAACtgaagaaattaaaactatCTAATCTTCCAAAACTGAGGCATGTATGGAAGGAGGATCCACATAACACTATGAGGTTTCAAAATTTAAGTGATGTATCCGTTGTGGGATGCAATAGCTTGATAAGCCTCTTTCCACTTTCAGTAGCTAGAGATGTGATGCAACTTCAAAATCTTCAAGTAATTAAATGTGGGATTCAAGAAATCGTTGCCAGGGAAGATGGACCAGATGAGATGGTTAAATTTGTGTTTCCTCATTTGACATTCATTAAACTTCATTATTTGACCAAACTGAAGGCATTCTTTGTTGGGGTCCATTCTCTTCAATGCAAATCATTGAAAACAATTCATTTGTTTGGATGTCCAAAAATAGAGCTATTTAAGGCAGAGACTTTGAGACACCAAGAAAGTTCCAGAAATGATGTGCTCAATATCTCAACATATCAACCTCTTTTTGAGATTGAAGAG GTACTTGCCAATGTGGAGAATTTAGATTTGAACGACAAAGATTTTGGCATGATATTGCAGAGCCAATATTCAGGggttcaattcaacaacatcaaacacATTACCGTGTGTGAGTTCTACAATGAAGAAACTACTTTTCCATATTGGTTCTTGAAAAATGTTCCTAATTGTGCAAGCTTGTTGGTCCAGTGGAGTTCCTTCACAGAGATATTTCAAGGTGAAGAAACCATAAGAACGGAAAAGGAAACTCAAATTAACCCGCAACTCAAACGGTTGGAATTGTGGCAACTGAGCAAGCTTCAATGTATATGCAAAGAAGGATTTCAGATGGACCCCGTTCTACAGTTTCTTGAAAGCATTGATGTTTCTCAGTGTTCCAGTCTGACAAAGTTGGTTCCATCCTCTGTTAGCTTTAGTTATTTGACCTATTTGGAGGTAACAAACTGCAATGGGTTGATAAATTTGATAACACACTCAACAGCCACGAGTCTTGTCAAACTCACAACAATGAAGATTAAAATGTGTAATTGGCTTGAGGATATAGTGAACGGTAAAGAAGATGAGATAAATGATATTGTATTTTGCAGTTTACAAACTCTAGAACTAATTTCTTTACAAAGGCTATGTCGATTTTGTTCATGCCCATGCCCCATTAAGTTTCCGTTGCTGGAAGTTGTAGTTGTCAAAGAATGTCCTCGAATGAAACTTTTTTCATTGGGAGTTACCAACACAACAATTCTTCAAAATGTACAAACTAATGAAGGAAATCATTGGGAGGGTGACCTCAACAGAACcataaagaaaatgttttgtgataag GTTGCATTTTGTAAATTCAAGTACTTAGCCTTATCTGACTATCCTGAGCTAAAGGATGTGTGGTATGGCCAACTTCACTGCAATGTGTTCTGCAATTTGAAACATCTTCTCGTGGAAAGGTGTGATTTTTTATCACATGTACTTTTTCCATCAAATGTAATGCAAGTGCTACAGACATTGGAAGAACTAGAAGTAAAAGATTGCGATTCATTAGAAGCAGTGTTTGATGTGAAAGGTATGAAGTCACaagaaatatttataaaagaaaacacTCAATTGAAAAGATTGACTTTGTCTACTTTACCCAAATTGAAGCATATATGGAATGAGGATCCTCATGAAATTATCAGCTTTGGAAACTTACACAAGGTGGATGTTTCTATGTGTCAAAGCTTGTTATATGTCTTTCCATATTCACTATGCCCAGATCTTGGACATCTTGAAATGCTTGAGATAAGTTCTTGCGGAGTCAAGGAAATTGTTGCAATGGAAGAAACTGTATCAATggaaattcaatttaatttcccCCAATTGAAAATCATGGCACTGCGGCTTTTGTCAAATCTCAAGAGTTTCTATCAAGGAAAGCATACTTTAGATTGCCCTTCATTGAAGACTTTGAATGTATATCGTTGTGAAGCATTGAGaatgttttctttcaacaattcagACTTGCAACAACCTTACTCGGTTGATGAAAACCAGGACATGCTATTCCAACAACCCCtgttttgtattgaaaag TTGAGCCTAAACCTGGAGGAATTGGCAGTAAATGGCAAAGATATGTTggggatattgaatggttatgttcaagaaaatatctttcataaaGTCAAATTTCTTCGTTTACAATGCTTCGATGAAACTCCAACTATTCTTCTGAATGATTTCCATACAATATTTCCTAATGTTGAAACATTTCAAGTGCGTAATAGTTCTTTTGAAACATTGTTCACCACTAAAGGAACCACAAGTTATCTCAGTATGCAAACGTCAAATCAAATAAGAAAGTTGTGGCTTTTTGAATTGGACAAGCTCAAGCACATCTGGCAGGAAGACTTTCCATTGGATCATCCTCTGTTACAATATCTTGAAGAGTTACGTGTAGTGAATTGTCCAAGTTTGATAAGCTTGGTACCATCATCGACATCTTTCACAAATTTAACCCATTTAAAAGTGGACAACTGCAAAGAGTTGAtctatttgataaaaatttcAACAGCTAAAAGTCTAGTTCAACTCAAAgcattaaacataattaattgtGAGAAGATGTTGGATGTCGTGAAGATTGACGATGATAAAGCAGAGGAAAACATCGTATTTGAAAACTTGGAATACTTGGAATTTACTTCGTTGTCAAATTTGAGAAGCTTCTGCTATGGGAAACAAACATTCATATTCCCATCTTTGCTCAGTTTCATCGTTAAAGGATGCCCTCAAATGAAGATCTTCTCATGTGCACTGACAGTAGCACCGTGCCTCACATCAATTAAGGTGGAAGAAGAAAACATGCGATGGAAAGGTGATCTTAACACAACTATTGAACAAATGTTCATAGAAAAG GATGACGCGCAGGCGCAAGAAACATGTGAGAAGTAG